The DNA region GACTgtgctctctctttttaattaatgaatggaaaaaaaaaaaaaacttggtcaCTAATTAAGTAACTGATTCatgtaaaatacaaacaaaaatatcttacCTATTTCTGGTGTTTTAAAATTACAGTATATGTTTTCACAGCCAAGTCAACTTGTTTCTCCTATAGTCTACTTCTCCTACTAGATTGATTCCAAAGATTTTAGACtatgatagaaaaaataaatattcaaacaaaATAGTTCAcatactttttcatttccaatgcaTATGCTTCTTTCCATTAACATCCCATCTTAATCATCTTTGAATCTCTAATGATCCCTATAGTTTTTGGTATATAACAtgtactcaaatatttgttgaatgaacaagtTATTTTCAAACTACTGTGAGTTTGTTAGATattataattaatgaaaaaagCTCCAatgcaaaacattttaataggCTGTCAAATATACAGTAATTAGAATTATCTAAATATCACTTATATAAAAATCGGTATATCACATTAGAtgattctataaaataaaaacacaaatcacACATTGACAACCCCTGCAGCCCAAGAACCCCCCCATCAATAGTACAAAttacaaacacatttttaaaaaagacattgttTAGACATTTAAACCAAAGTAACTTTGACTAGACTAAATACATTCATTCATCAAGTACAATAAATTTAGCATAGTCACTAATAACACACAATTTTAGGTGCAATTTCACATGCTTTCATATATCTTCCAGTTCAATTCCCACAGTAAAGTGTCTTTGTGCACACCATATTCATTTATATGCAGGTGCATCATACATCATACTTAAGATTATTTCACTTCAtaattaaatgtgttaatatatattGTAAGTGAATACCAGGCCAAAATTTAACCTCAGTGATGACaaatttaacaattaaaaatattctttacagTATATTCTAATTTGTTTAATCGCATGAGTACTATTTCTTCTTACTAAACACTATCAAAATAAGTAATAAGAATTTAAATATTAACTCCAGAAACATGGAGACTCCAACCTTCTTAAAATATTAACGAGCATTTTAAGTAACAATACAATCATTCTGTAAGTCAAAAAAGTAATTTCATACTCAGTgccaaattaaaaatacaaatgatttGAAGATTGCGCCCTAAAATATTTGCAGTAAATTGTaaagtacaattttttaaatgtgcagtaATTTGTTTGTGAATATGTAATGGAACGTTTTTCACAGTAATGTTATGTTAAAACACTATTCTACATGAACAGTCTAAGTAAACGTACCTTTACCAGCAAAAGTGAAAAATTAAGGCCTTCTAATGCTATCTATAATTATTTCCTGAACTCAACTGTCAAATAGAGGTTACAATGCtgcaaagtattatttttaacctctttaaCATATTGTTAGTTGCTTCACCTCAACTCATTACCTTATCTTTACACAAAGTTGAATGCTAGTTAACTTTATTATCTTTAAATAAGCATTTCTCCATATCTCTATTTTAATTTAGCCCTCAACCAACTCCCATCTAGAGAGAATGCTGGAAACGGTTAGGGCTTTGTCTGATTGCATCACAACTATATATTCAGGGGTTAAAAATGTTTGTCACATTTATATTTCTGAATGAATTAAGATGTCTGGCCTCCATATACAACATTACTTGTTTTCCTAAAGCATTAATAGACAATTGCAACCTCTTTACATGACCAAATTGActtgttttaattgaagtctagGCTATGAAGACATTACAGGATGTAATGGAAGGATAACCAAGGCTACAAATATAACAAATCAAGGTTAAAGGCACTGGATAAGGAAGATTATTACAAAGCAttgtaaacaatttttaaagcaaatcaagTTTTAAAGTATCAAATGCCAAGCTACTAAGAGCAAATGGTACTAAACTGATGACAATGCTTTAAAATAGTGGACAAAATTTCTGTAATTTCACAAATAAAATTCTTTCATTGTTCTACCATTTTCTTTCATCCTACATCATCTTTAATATTCCAAGTCCTAGAAACAAATGTTTCCAGTTGCATGAAACAAGAAAATCGCAACTGAGATATCTCTGAAAATTAATTCTATCTTCTCAAGTTACATTATAAATTTGATGTGTATACAGTATAGAGATATGAAGAACATCATCTTGGAAATCATAAAATAGTAAATTATACtcaattaaaatcataaaaaagataTTATTCAGTTGAACACAATCTAAAGCCCCACAACAGCAAACTGTAGTGTAAAGAGGCATAGTAAGTACAATTTCCAGACACATAAAACAAATAACGAATACTGAGTTGAAAATACCACATGCTCCATGTTACAGTCATTTAATACACACATTTTCACAACTGTTTCTTGAAAAACTATTCAGataaaatatttagcatttatcatcaattttaatttatttgaatctATGTAACTTCATCcatattaaaatatcaattaatgtaaatactttattataaaactattatacaatttaaatttttattagagaaatgtattaTTCACTATCCACAACTTCTTAAAGTCCTTTTCATGAGTGCATTCCATACGAAACACACtaaaatcatttatatttccTAGGGGGAAAAAACTACGGTAATCCTATTAACCCAAACtatatccttatttttatttcttgaacatttaaatgtttaaatatgctTGGTGAATAGTGATCATTCATCCCCACAGTGGTAAATTTTAGCATAATGTTAAATGACTGGACTAGACAGTAAAATAGTCACATGTAGATAACACAAATAGATGCTTGTTCTGTTACATGTAAGCTTACTTATAAAGTAACATAAAATGGGCATTGGATAACAGtgataaaaaaatgtaaacagaatTAAATGTGAATCCCTTCCCTGAAGAACAAAAGATAAAAGTGTTTcttgttttattaaaacaaaacattatcTATTGTATCAAAAAGGTAAGACACTGATTATACAAAACTAAATTTCCAaatatggataaagaaaatatggaactGATTCACACTTTATTGAGCTAAAATGCACAAAAAATCTGATAAtacttaaatttattaaattcattGTACATATAGGTTGATACCCccccatacaaaaaaaaaaagtctcttgttTTGTTAAGATTCAAAATAGTGTTTAAATTATATGAGCTTAAGATCTATTGAACCACTAtccaaataacaacaacaacaaaagtctaCACTGTGggacaaaaaaaagtaaaactaaaaaatttCTATTAACTATGACTTGAACTTTATCTCCACAAAAAAAGCTATGGCAATACCCATTTAGGCAGCAGAGAAAAATATGAAGTCCTTATGGAAAATACCTACACtgactttaaattaaaaattttaaataatcaaattTTGCTATAACAAatgcatatgtattttaaagGTATTCAGGCCTAATAAATTTACTAAGCACAGAATCCATAGGGCATTTGTTACTTTTCTTTGTGCTCAGATACTTGCAAAAGTACACTCAGAGAGGGTTGGGAAGGtgagataaacataaaattgtGATACTTTCCTTCACACTAAAAAAAGGCCCttgaatttaaaagtttaatttgtaattttggggggaaaacaGTCTAACAGTTCACAAGCCTAAATCAATTTCCAGGAATATGGCAAAACTGTTAACTACTTAGATGTTTTATTAGTGAATCAAGGTGCAAGTAATGAAAACATTTAACATATTTGCAAATTTAATTTCAAAGTTCTAAATGTTTCCAATAACAAATaactaggtattttttaaaaggggtGGATGTGAAACAGAGATAATACTTACAAATCTaatttttccaagaaaaataGTACTGTTCCCCCTCCATGAAGTTAAATTATAATTTCTCTCTTGAATATGATATACAAATGTCTTAAGTAagaatgaaacagaagcatgAACTTAGACATGTACCAAACTCTGTATGACGTACTACTATACACACAGTATTTTTGATAACACTCACAATACTGGATGTTGTCCTTCACTGCTTATTAGAATTCTGAGAAACACTTTTTAGCAACATATATTCATACCACTGCTTAACTAAATGGGgacatataaatacatgaatataaaagaaaaaaactctcaaaagttatttaaaggagaaataagaaGAGCTTCAATCATCCACCTTTTTGAAGCTGCAGTAAAAGGTATTATATGGTTTATAATACTTGTCACAATGTAGTAAAATTCCAATTTTCccataaagattttaaaagaaaaacattttgttcCTTGCAAATAACTTCTCTCTCCCCTAACCTTGGCAAGACTAATTATTAGTGCCCTTAATGTCaggacttttgttgttgttgttgtccatTTCAATGATCTTTTTCAAGaagtattttgaaatatgtatataaatggaaattaaagtgAAAATCTGCTTTTGGAATACAATGATTCTAAATCATTTTACTTCTAAGAAGCACCTTTTGATATGCTGGTCTGAACTTTTAATATAAAACCTAAACAGTACTTATTTCTGTAGAATTTTCTCCAGTTTGAATAACTTCATACATAGCAATACTAAGGATATCAACCTGTGCTTTCCAGATTTTTGAAAGTGTTCTAATAGTGTAATGAGTTTACATATGGCTCATTGTCAAGGGTGGGTGGACAGAGATTTCACAATAAATTGGCTACAGAAAGCTAACTGAACTCGTAATGACTGAATAATGGTTTGCATTTTGCTTAAGCCAAATAGATGTTTAAGCCACGTACCACCACATTCCCTGCTTAACATTCCTaagtttctttattctttatagttttctaaaGAACAAATAATTAGTTTTCCTGAGTAAGATTATAAAAAGTTAACCCTTCTACCAAAagtataaagacaaataaaatgtaGACTCACAATACAAATTTTTTACACAGCATTACAAGTGCAGAGTTATTGACTGCTGCTCTTTATTATGATTGCCCCACCCCTTTAAGATTGCAGCAAAGGATTCAATTATCTAAAATACTCTGCAGTACAGTAATTAAATGCTTCAGCCCATAAACATATCCCTCATCTACTGTGTTGCTAGGGAACACATGAGCAAAGTCTATCATTCGCACTTCTACTTCCGCATTCTCTTGACAACCAGTAGGAAGATGGTAGAAGACTTTTTCCAGTTGGGAAAGTACGTTTCCGTTTAAATGTTCCTGTGACATGCTTTTCCACCCATTGTCTTGCTCTATATTTTCAACTTTCAATGAAGTCTGACTGTGATGCTTTTTTGAATACATTTTTCTGTGACGAGCATACATTTTGGACAAGCTTTTGCCCACTGAAGCCTCTATTTTTCCATTCGCTGTGGAACTTAATACATGAAAGTTATTATTGTACTCTAGTACATCTGTGTCTGAGAGCTGTCCTTTGGACAAAAACTTTTCTGCTAAAGTTCTGTCATTCAATTTTGCAGTAGTTGGCTGAGATGAACCTTCAtaaacaaacagtaatgaactTGCATAAAAGTTAAGCTGCTTCTGGCTTTCAAACCACTGCAGAATATTCTCAATCTTCTGAATACTGGCAGCAATAGCATCTTTTCTTAAGCAGAATCCATTATGAAAAAAACGGGAGACtcctataaaaaggaaaatactagGATTATAATGAAATTATGAAATAACTATCACTTGGGAAGTAATCTCATCTTAGATACAATTCTTTAACTTTCTCCCATCAGCCCCTGCAATTAAGCAAACAGATAAGAATTCTAGTCAAACACAGAATCTTGGAGCTCAACTTAATTTCTGGTGAAGATGTTCTTGCTAGAAAACATATAAATGACACTTATGTAACATGCAATACCTTATTTAGACAAAAAATTTACTACAGGTAGACTGCTAGTTTAGTGCTCTCTCTACATTCTCTTAAGGAACAGGATTCCAAGATTTGCTTCATTTGCTATTATGAGGAATTTTACAGTAAGATTACATATTTGTTAGAATCACATTCAAGAACTAATCTAGAATCTAGAGTCAAATCATAACCATTTTTAATGATGTCAACAGCCCATTATCAAAATACCAAACCATAACTGTACTTAATTTATGTTCtcgaaaatatttattaaatcagtATTTTCACAAAAGTTGAGCTCACTTTGGGGACTAGTACTACTCCAAGTTGAGTATGTTATTCAAAATTTAGACTTTTACATGTTTTAACCTATCAGATTAGGCctcttataaaattatttatgcatattttatcatatttgggAATTTATGGatatatgtaattaaattttGCTGTTCCCCTACTTCGGGACAGAAACTGCTAAAAAATAGTCATATTAgcctaagaaatattttaataaagagccaatctggggatttccctggcaatccagtggttagggatccatgcttccactgcaggcgacatgggtttgattcctggtcagggaactaagatcccgcaatctgcacagcatggccaaacacAACAGCCAATCTGAATATTAGCTTGCTATTGGTTAAGTATACCAAGGCAAACACTAATTGTTAAGGGCACACTATAGACGATTATTttgtatacataaaataaaaattcttcaaaCTATTTACATCACTCTTAAGTTCTGCCCCATCTTGGATAGAgctaataataaactttaaaagaatattatttctGGAAATCT from Mesoplodon densirostris isolate mMesDen1 chromosome 1, mMesDen1 primary haplotype, whole genome shotgun sequence includes:
- the IPMK gene encoding inositol polyphosphate multikinase isoform X4; this translates as MKAHQPWQHRILQHPDGTVLKQLQPPPRGPRELEFYNMVSEVYAADCTDGVLLELRKYLPKYYGIWSPPTAPNDLYLKLEDVTHKFNKPCIMDVKIGRKSYDPFASSEKIQQQVSKYPLMEEIGFLVLGMRVYHVHSDSYETQNQHYGRSLTKETLKDGVSRFFHNGFCLRKDAIAASIQKIENILQWFESQKQLNFYASSLLFVYEGSSQPTTAKLNDRTLAEKFLSKGQLSDTDVLEYNNNFHVLSSTANGKIEASVGKSLSKMYARHRKMYSKKHHSQTSLKVENIEQDNGWKSMSQEHLNGNVLSQLEKVFYHLPTGCQENAEVEVRMIDFAHVFPSNTVDEGYVYGLKHLITVLQSILDN
- the IPMK gene encoding inositol polyphosphate multikinase isoform X3 translates to MATEPPSPLRLEAPGPPEMRTPQAGETAREGTPKPVGGRLRFLNGCVPLSHQVAGHMYGKDKVGILQHPDGTVLKQLQPPPRGPRELEFYNMVSEVYAADCTDGVLLELRKYLPKYYGIWSPPTAPNDLYLKLEDVTHKFNKPCIMDVKIGRKSYDPFASSEKIQQQVYHVHSDSYETQNQHYGRSLTKETLKDGVSRFFHNGFCLRKDAIAASIQKIENILQWFESQKQLNFYASSLLFVYEGSSQPTTAKLNDRTLAEKFLSKGQLSDTDVLEYNNNFHVLSSTANGKIEASVGKSLSKMYARHRKMYSKKHHSQTSLKVENIEQDNGWKSMSQEHLNGNVLSQLEKVFYHLPTGCQENAEVEVRMIDFAHVFPSNTVDEGYVYGLKHLITVLQSILDN